One Magnetococcales bacterium genomic region harbors:
- a CDS encoding amino acid adenylation domain-containing protein, whose product MENMENFISRLRNMGITFTIDQGRLRYGSPKGVMTPDLLEQLTARKTEIISWLEQQESAWQTGNFETPIPVMPRTQGLPLSFAQQRLWFLDQLEHGKSATYNVPPSVIRVRGTLNMTALEQALNAIIQRHEVLHSAFRIEGDQPVQLTRHQARLTLTQIDLHHLTPDAQKAHIARITREQAETPFNLASGNLLFRVVMLNIHEFENIFILTMHHIISDGWSINLFIQELSVFYHAFDTGQPAQLPTLPIQYADFAHWERQRLQGEFLETRKKYWREQLAQVPTMLELPLDFPRPRIQRYHGSTEQICFSPEFAKRLEKFCVEAKVTLFMALLGAFATLLYRYTRQEDVVIGSPIANRPHSQTEALIGLFLNTLILRVRLHGNPGYIDLLKRIKEMALAAYEHKDLPFEKLLDELKVERSLNVTPLFQVMFVLQNAPLQEIKLEGLTLTPLPTEDMTAVVDLVLDMEETPQGLEARFRYNTDLFSQATIQRMAGHFRTLLTGLLDQPRQPVATVPLLTPEEQTQLQQWNHTATDFPLHRCLHAWIEDQVEKTPEARAVFCEGRHLSYRELNIQANRLAHHLQSLGIGVGSLVGLCLERSLEMVVGLVAILKAGGAYVPLDPDYPSERLAFMMTDAQAPVLLTQTHLSTLVGQFNTLAQVICLDQEIANPTREWPTHNPVILATPAHPAYVMYTSGSTGRPKGVIISHRAICNRIMWMQSAFPLDATDRVLQKTTVCFDVSVWEFFWPLMVGAQTVLAKPGGHKESAYLVRFIQEQQITTLQFVPSMMQLFVQEKGVDACHSIRRVISGGEALRYELQEMLFARLPATVELHNLYGPTEAAIDVTHWPCRRQHPLTQVPIGRPIANTRIYILDPNLQLLPVGVPGELHIAGVQLADGYLNRPELTREKFIPDPFSPDPQARLYKTGDLVRYRPDGPIEYLGRLDFQVKIRGFRIELGEIEALLVQHATVAEAVVMARQDDGPEQAARLVAYLVPTPGHTISIPALRQYLKEKLAEHMIPAVFIPLERMPLTESGKVNRQALPKPDVNRRDLETAYVPPRTSIEQHLVQLWQEILQIHQIGIHDNFFELGGDSIKGVIFVNKLQAFLHVPIDVVALFEAPTIALFMDHLQQLSADEFLTKGGQTVVGVRSMGECYLAPIQVIARQGVLPLSFAQQRLWFLDQLEGASPTYSMPVAWHLHGQLNRQALHQSLQIIVERHEILRSCYPTVDGVAMVRMVQDPFVMQQVDLQHLDTSAQTLQVQKVAAADAEHPFNIATGPLFRATLILLRADSHVMLINMHHIISDGWSIGVLLQECGQLYAALAQGETSPLPPLPIQYVDFAAWQRTWLSGDVLTEQLTYWTRQLAGAPALLELPTDYPRPAMQRFQGNLVRFTLTREETTQIQELGQGVGASLFMTLFGAFGALLSRYSQQTDLVIGFPTANRTVREVEGLIGFFVNTLVLRLDLSANPTVEELLQQTRQTALAAYTHQDLPFEKLVDELKVERNLSHSPLFQVMFIFQNKSEGKPTLPGLILENLPQELVISKFDLTLQIEETSEGLLGTLEYNSDLFARETVERLGTHYKTLLAGCIAMPQQPIQQVPLLTATERHTLREVWNDTTRIWPDLPTLHQMVEIQCAKSPDAIAVQCAGQAWTYGELNRRANQLAHHLQTLGVKPDTLVGVCLERSLDMLLGLLAILKAGGAYVPLDPAYPVDRLAYILEDAGVKILLTQNNLLGHIPASGVSTLCLDTDASRFAREQTDNPRSETEAGHLAYVIYTSGSTGRPKGVMISHGAVVNFMWSMQQTPGFSARDSLLAVTTISFDISILELFLPLTVGGRVVIADTEMVRSGASLLQALRQEQITLMQATPATWRLLLDQDWEPMPNLTILCGGEPLPRHMAVALLEKCGTLWNMYGPTETTIWSTVQRVVPRSGQSGAVEPIGHPIANTRIYILDAHLDMVPIGVAGELCIGGAGVARGYRNRPDLTAEKFIPDPFRPGERIYKTGDLARYLADGTLDYVRRLDNQVKIRGFRIELGEIESHLVQHPAIREGVAHVHENTATQERSLVAYLVPHAGQKVPDPVELRRFLQGRLPDYMLPNHFVILDALPLTPNGKINRRALPEPRPGQRINPDQAALSSRDILELELVQIWEDVLQIRPIGIRDNFFDLGGHSLIAVRLMARIEQHFKKSLPLSVLFQGSTIEQLARIIRKQSATDPWSSLVAIQGRGNQSPFFCVAGAGGYVIYFHQLGRCLAADRPFYALQPPGLDGATAPHERVEDLAAHYIATIKGVQPHGPYYLGGHSFGGTVAYEMVRQLHARGEPVALLAILDSPAPHHYHPVGLDWSQAQWLSQLAEIIEHMYGTPLEITRAMMTTLNPEEPLRHLFERLKKNDILPADANIAHFQGFIRVYKTNLQVRYTPPQEHLPVRMVLFSSRDLQPDNLTTEKMDPAIRLDPFQGWSPYSAKPVELHVIPGDHLTMMQQPHVEILAEKLRGCLAHL is encoded by the coding sequence ATGGAAAATATGGAAAATTTTATTTCCCGACTCAGGAATATGGGCATCACATTCACCATCGATCAGGGGCGTCTGCGTTACGGATCCCCCAAAGGCGTGATGACGCCCGACCTTCTGGAACAGCTCACCGCACGCAAAACAGAGATTATTTCATGGCTGGAACAACAGGAGAGCGCCTGGCAAACCGGAAATTTCGAGACACCCATTCCGGTCATGCCGCGCACGCAGGGACTGCCCCTCTCGTTTGCCCAACAGCGTTTGTGGTTCCTCGATCAATTGGAACACGGCAAATCAGCCACCTACAATGTCCCACCTTCCGTCATCCGGGTCCGCGGCACCTTGAACATGACGGCCCTCGAACAGGCCTTGAATGCCATTATCCAGCGTCACGAAGTGTTGCACAGTGCCTTCCGGATCGAGGGTGACCAGCCAGTCCAGTTGACCAGGCATCAGGCCAGACTGACCCTGACCCAAATCGATCTGCACCATCTGACCCCGGATGCACAAAAAGCGCATATTGCCCGCATCACCCGCGAACAGGCGGAGACCCCATTCAATCTGGCCTCCGGCAATCTGCTGTTCCGGGTGGTCATGCTCAATATTCATGAATTTGAAAATATTTTCATTTTGACGATGCATCACATTATTTCCGACGGCTGGTCGATCAATCTGTTCATTCAGGAGTTGTCGGTATTTTATCATGCCTTTGATACCGGCCAACCGGCTCAGCTTCCCACTCTGCCCATCCAGTATGCCGACTTTGCACATTGGGAGCGGCAAAGGCTGCAAGGCGAATTTCTGGAAACCAGAAAAAAATATTGGCGCGAGCAGTTGGCCCAGGTGCCCACCATGCTGGAACTGCCCCTGGATTTTCCCCGTCCACGCATCCAACGCTATCATGGCAGCACGGAGCAGATCTGTTTTTCACCCGAATTTGCCAAACGACTCGAAAAATTTTGTGTCGAGGCCAAGGTGACCCTGTTCATGGCCTTGCTGGGGGCCTTTGCGACCTTGTTGTATCGCTACACCCGGCAGGAAGATGTCGTCATCGGCTCGCCCATCGCCAATCGACCGCACAGCCAGACCGAAGCCCTGATCGGCCTGTTTTTGAACACGCTGATCTTGCGTGTCCGGCTGCACGGCAATCCGGGATATATTGATCTGTTGAAGCGGATCAAGGAGATGGCGCTGGCGGCCTATGAACACAAGGATTTACCGTTTGAAAAACTCCTGGACGAGCTGAAGGTCGAGCGCAGCCTGAATGTCACCCCCCTCTTCCAGGTGATGTTCGTCCTGCAAAATGCCCCCTTGCAGGAGATCAAACTGGAAGGATTGACCCTGACACCCCTCCCCACCGAAGACATGACCGCCGTGGTGGATCTGGTGCTGGACATGGAAGAGACCCCCCAGGGTCTCGAAGCCAGGTTTCGCTACAACACCGACCTGTTCAGCCAGGCCACCATCCAGCGCATGGCCGGACATTTTCGGACCCTGCTCACCGGCCTGCTCGATCAACCCCGGCAACCCGTGGCAACAGTGCCTTTGTTGACACCGGAAGAACAGACGCAGCTCCAGCAATGGAACCATACGGCCACCGATTTTCCCCTGCATCGGTGCCTGCATGCCTGGATCGAAGACCAGGTGGAAAAAACGCCGGAGGCACGGGCCGTGTTTTGCGAGGGCCGGCATCTGAGCTACCGGGAACTGAACATCCAGGCCAACCGGTTGGCGCATCACCTGCAAAGTCTGGGTATCGGGGTTGGATCCTTGGTAGGTCTCTGCCTGGAACGGTCCCTGGAAATGGTGGTCGGCCTGGTCGCCATCCTCAAGGCAGGCGGGGCCTACGTACCCCTGGATCCCGACTATCCATCGGAACGTCTGGCCTTCATGATGACCGATGCCCAGGCACCGGTCCTGCTGACCCAGACCCATTTATCGACCCTGGTCGGGCAGTTCAACACGCTGGCTCAGGTCATCTGTCTGGATCAGGAAATTGCCAACCCGACCCGGGAGTGGCCAACCCACAACCCGGTCATTCTGGCCACACCGGCCCACCCGGCCTACGTCATGTATACCTCGGGGTCCACGGGCCGTCCCAAGGGCGTGATCATTTCGCACCGGGCCATCTGCAACCGGATCATGTGGATGCAAAGCGCCTTTCCCCTGGATGCCACGGATCGCGTGCTGCAAAAAACCACGGTTTGTTTCGACGTGTCGGTATGGGAATTTTTCTGGCCCCTGATGGTGGGGGCACAAACCGTGCTGGCCAAACCAGGCGGTCACAAGGAGAGCGCCTATCTGGTGCGTTTCATCCAGGAACAACAGATCACCACCCTGCAATTTGTCCCCTCCATGATGCAGTTGTTCGTGCAGGAAAAGGGCGTGGATGCATGCCACTCCATCCGGCGGGTGATCAGTGGCGGCGAAGCCTTGCGTTATGAATTGCAGGAGATGCTGTTTGCCCGTCTTCCGGCCACGGTGGAACTGCACAACCTGTATGGCCCGACAGAAGCAGCCATCGATGTCACCCACTGGCCCTGCCGACGCCAGCATCCCCTGACACAGGTGCCCATTGGCCGGCCAATCGCCAATACCCGGATTTACATCCTGGATCCCAATCTGCAACTGCTGCCGGTTGGCGTGCCCGGAGAGTTGCACATTGCCGGCGTCCAACTGGCGGACGGATATTTGAATCGACCGGAACTGACCCGGGAAAAATTCATTCCCGATCCCTTCAGCCCGGATCCGCAAGCCAGACTCTACAAAACCGGCGATCTGGTGCGTTATCGCCCGGACGGTCCCATCGAATATCTGGGACGACTCGACTTTCAGGTCAAGATACGCGGCTTCCGGATCGAGTTGGGCGAAATCGAGGCACTCCTCGTGCAACATGCCACCGTGGCCGAAGCCGTGGTCATGGCCAGACAGGATGACGGACCCGAACAGGCGGCACGCCTCGTGGCCTACCTGGTCCCCACCCCGGGACACACAATCTCCATCCCTGCCTTGCGCCAGTATCTCAAGGAAAAACTGGCGGAACACATGATACCGGCTGTTTTCATTCCTCTGGAACGCATGCCATTGACCGAAAGCGGCAAGGTCAATCGCCAGGCACTCCCCAAGCCGGATGTCAACCGCCGCGACCTGGAAACAGCCTATGTTCCCCCCCGAACATCCATCGAACAACATCTGGTCCAATTGTGGCAGGAAATATTGCAGATCCACCAGATCGGCATCCATGACAATTTTTTCGAGCTGGGTGGCGATTCCATCAAGGGGGTGATTTTCGTCAACAAGTTGCAGGCTTTCCTGCATGTGCCCATCGATGTCGTGGCCCTGTTCGAGGCCCCGACCATCGCCCTGTTCATGGATCATTTGCAACAACTCTCCGCCGATGAATTTTTGACCAAAGGCGGCCAGACGGTTGTCGGGGTGCGGAGTATGGGAGAATGCTACCTTGCCCCAATCCAGGTCATTGCACGCCAGGGAGTTCTGCCCCTCTCCTTCGCCCAGCAACGGTTGTGGTTTCTCGACCAGTTGGAAGGGGCCAGCCCCACCTACTCCATGCCCGTGGCCTGGCATCTGCACGGCCAGTTGAACCGGCAGGCATTGCACCAAAGTCTGCAAATCATCGTTGAGCGCCACGAAATCCTGCGCAGTTGCTATCCGACCGTGGATGGCGTGGCCATGGTGCGCATGGTCCAGGATCCGTTCGTCATGCAGCAGGTCGATCTGCAACATCTGGATACCTCCGCGCAAACCCTCCAGGTGCAAAAAGTCGCTGCCGCCGATGCGGAACACCCCTTCAACATCGCAACAGGCCCCCTGTTTCGTGCCACCCTGATCCTGCTGCGTGCCGACAGCCATGTCATGCTGATCAACATGCACCACATCATTTCGGATGGCTGGTCCATCGGGGTGTTGTTGCAGGAGTGCGGTCAGCTCTATGCGGCCCTGGCCCAGGGGGAAACCTCGCCTCTCCCCCCCCTGCCCATCCAGTATGTCGATTTTGCAGCCTGGCAAAGAACCTGGCTGAGCGGGGATGTCCTGACCGAACAGTTGACCTACTGGACCAGACAACTGGCCGGTGCCCCGGCCCTGCTGGAACTGCCCACCGATTATCCCCGTCCGGCCATGCAACGATTCCAGGGCAATCTGGTCCGATTTACCCTCACCCGGGAGGAAACCACCCAGATTCAGGAATTGGGTCAAGGGGTGGGGGCATCGCTGTTCATGACCCTGTTTGGGGCTTTCGGGGCATTGTTGTCGCGCTACAGCCAGCAAACCGATCTGGTGATCGGCTTTCCCACCGCCAACCGCACGGTGCGGGAGGTGGAGGGGTTGATCGGCTTTTTTGTCAATACCCTGGTGTTGCGGCTGGATCTCTCTGCCAACCCCACGGTGGAAGAGCTTCTCCAACAAACCCGGCAAACGGCCCTGGCCGCCTATACCCATCAGGATCTCCCCTTTGAAAAACTGGTGGACGAGCTGAAGGTGGAGCGCAACCTGAGCCACTCCCCCCTGTTCCAGGTCATGTTCATTTTTCAGAACAAGAGCGAGGGCAAACCGACCCTGCCGGGCCTGATCCTGGAAAACCTCCCCCAGGAGCTGGTCATTTCCAAGTTCGACCTGACGCTCCAGATCGAGGAAACCAGCGAAGGTCTGCTCGGAACCCTGGAATACAACAGCGATCTTTTCGCCCGGGAAACCGTGGAACGCCTGGGAACCCACTACAAGACCCTGTTGGCGGGTTGCATCGCCATGCCCCAACAACCCATCCAGCAGGTGCCCTTGTTGACCGCAACGGAACGGCACACCCTGCGCGAGGTCTGGAACGACACCACCCGGATCTGGCCCGATCTCCCGACTCTGCACCAGATGGTGGAAATTCAATGCGCCAAATCCCCGGATGCCATAGCCGTGCAGTGTGCCGGACAGGCCTGGACCTATGGTGAATTGAATCGCCGTGCCAATCAACTGGCCCACCATTTGCAGACGCTGGGGGTCAAACCCGATACCCTGGTAGGCGTCTGCCTGGAGCGGTCCCTGGACATGCTGCTTGGCCTGTTGGCCATTCTCAAGGCAGGCGGGGCTTACGTGCCTCTGGATCCCGCCTATCCGGTGGACCGTCTGGCCTACATTCTGGAAGATGCGGGGGTAAAAATTTTGTTGACCCAAAACAATCTTTTGGGCCACATACCCGCTTCCGGCGTCAGCACCCTCTGCCTGGATACCGATGCCAGCCGGTTTGCCCGGGAACAGACCGACAATCCACGCTCCGAGACAGAAGCCGGCCATCTGGCTTATGTCATCTACACCTCGGGTTCGACGGGTCGGCCCAAAGGGGTGATGATTTCCCATGGGGCGGTGGTCAATTTCATGTGGAGCATGCAACAGACCCCGGGCTTCTCGGCCCGGGACTCTCTCCTGGCCGTCACCACCATCTCCTTTGACATTTCCATTCTGGAACTGTTTCTGCCCCTGACGGTCGGCGGGCGGGTCGTGATCGCCGACACGGAGATGGTCCGAAGTGGTGCCTCTCTGTTGCAGGCTTTGCGGCAGGAACAGATCACCCTGATGCAGGCCACCCCGGCGACCTGGCGTCTGCTGCTCGACCAGGACTGGGAACCGATGCCCAACCTCACCATCCTGTGTGGCGGCGAACCCCTCCCCCGTCACATGGCCGTTGCGTTGCTGGAAAAGTGCGGCACGCTCTGGAACATGTATGGGCCAACAGAGACTACCATCTGGTCAACGGTGCAACGGGTGGTGCCCCGGTCCGGGCAGTCCGGGGCGGTGGAACCCATCGGGCATCCCATTGCCAACACCCGGATTTACATTCTGGATGCCCACCTCGACATGGTTCCCATCGGTGTCGCCGGAGAACTCTGCATCGGTGGTGCCGGTGTGGCACGGGGGTATCGCAACCGACCCGATCTGACAGCGGAAAAATTCATTCCCGATCCATTCAGGCCTGGGGAGCGCATCTACAAAACCGGAGACCTGGCCCGTTACCTGGCGGATGGCACCCTCGACTATGTGCGCCGCCTGGACAATCAGGTCAAGATTCGCGGCTTCCGCATCGAACTGGGCGAAATCGAAAGCCATCTGGTTCAACATCCGGCGATCCGGGAAGGGGTGGCCCATGTGCATGAAAACACCGCTACCCAGGAGCGGTCCCTGGTGGCTTATCTTGTTCCCCATGCCGGACAAAAGGTTCCCGACCCTGTTGAATTGCGCCGTTTTCTCCAGGGACGTCTGCCAGATTACATGCTTCCCAACCACTTTGTCATTCTGGATGCCCTCCCCCTGACCCCCAACGGCAAGATCAACCGTCGTGCCCTGCCCGAACCGCGCCCCGGCCAGCGGATCAACCCGGACCAGGCCGCCCTCTCTTCCCGGGATATTCTGGAACTCGAACTGGTCCAGATCTGGGAAGATGTTTTGCAGATACGTCCGATTGGCATTCGGGACAACTTTTTCGATCTGGGCGGACACTCCCTGATCGCGGTGCGGTTGATGGCCCGGATCGAACAACATTTCAAGAAAAGTCTGCCGCTGTCTGTCTTGTTTCAAGGCAGCACCATTGAACAACTCGCCCGGATCATCCGCAAGCAGAGCGCGACGGATCCCTGGTCTTCTTTGGTCGCCATCCAGGGCCGGGGCAACCAGTCTCCCTTTTTCTGCGTTGCCGGAGCCGGGGGATACGTCATTTATTTTCATCAACTTGGACGTTGCCTGGCGGCGGACCGTCCTTTTTATGCCCTGCAACCTCCCGGGCTGGATGGTGCCACAGCCCCTCATGAACGTGTGGAGGATCTGGCCGCCCATTACATCGCCACCATCAAGGGTGTCCAACCCCATGGCCCCTATTATCTGGGAGGGCACTCTTTTGGTGGCACCGTGGCCTATGAAATGGTCCGCCAGCTTCATGCCCGGGGAGAGCCGGTTGCCTTGCTCGCCATTCTCGACTCTCCGGCACCACACCATTACCATCCGGTTGGTCTCGATTGGAGTCAGGCCCAATGGTTGTCGCAATTGGCGGAGATCATCGAACACATGTACGGTACCCCATTGGAAATCACCCGGGCCATGATGACCACCCTCAATCCGGAAGAACCGCTGCGCCATCTGTTCGAGCGGTTGAAAAAGAACGATATCCTGCCTGCCGATGCCAATATTGCCCATTTCCAAGGCTTCATTCGTGTCTACAAGACCAACCTTCAGGTCAGATACACCCCCCCGCAAGAGCATCTGCCAGTCAGAATGGTTTTGTTCAGTTCCCGTGATTTGCAACCAGATAATCTGACAACGGAAAAGATGGATCCCGCCATCCGCCTGGATCCTTTTCAGGGTTGGAGTCCCTACAGTGCCAAGCCGGTGGAATTACATGTCATTCCGGGGGACCACCTCACCATGATGCAACAGCCGCATGTCGAAATTCTGGCGGAAAAGTTGCGCGGGTGCCTGGCCCACCTTTAA
- a CDS encoding thioredoxin fold domain-containing protein, translating into MQKIVTVTGKLFILLLALLTARDIPALETEIIGRVVVFVNDGCPYCRTFEQEVGQAYPKTALGQRFPMVKVDTFDPPKEYATLAKEVCFTPTILVLDRQGVEQARFRGYRGNEFFWADMEAVAQKMGFVTKTQKP; encoded by the coding sequence GTGCAAAAAATCGTCACAGTGACAGGGAAGCTTTTCATTTTGTTATTGGCCCTGCTCACGGCGCGGGACATACCGGCCCTGGAAACGGAAATTATTGGTCGAGTTGTGGTTTTTGTCAACGACGGGTGCCCTTATTGCCGGACCTTCGAGCAGGAAGTTGGGCAGGCGTACCCGAAAACAGCTCTTGGCCAGAGATTTCCCATGGTCAAGGTGGATACCTTCGATCCACCCAAAGAGTATGCCACCCTGGCCAAGGAGGTCTGCTTTACGCCAACCATCCTGGTATTGGATCGTCAGGGGGTGGAGCAGGCCCGTTTTCGGGGTTATCGGGGCAATGAGTTTTTCTGGGCAGATATGGAAGCCGTGGCACAAAAAATGGGGTTTGTGACTAAAACGCAAAAGCCTTGA
- a CDS encoding TIGR04283 family arsenosugar biosynthesis glycosyltransferase, with product MTEPTLSVIIPTLNEANTLPGLLLQLGRQQHITLEVIVADGGSQDNTRMTHQMQNARWISAPRGRGAQLHAGGMVATGRELLFLHADSTLTAINQLALAVTALAQMRQHCGHDRVAGHFSLHFQDAAPALARPLRFHAAKSALNRKGCINGDQGFLLGRRFYQELGGFNPQLAFMEDQDLAARIHQAGVWITLPGILNTSARRFQREGYGRRTLLNALIMTCHHTGWQAFLQQAPDLYRQQDHTRPLQLAPFFRLLVHLNRMDGIQVAWQRWRAIGRYARQETWQIFFMLDLLLALPAPMAQKAACPCLAFHDRFWKPCTRFPLFDLLAMGLVWLWLQSARIWYTLREEYFHVS from the coding sequence ATGACCGAACCCACGCTGTCGGTGATCATTCCCACCTTGAATGAGGCCAACACCCTGCCAGGCTTGCTGCTGCAACTGGGCAGGCAACAACACATCACCCTGGAGGTGATCGTGGCCGATGGCGGTTCACAAGACAATACCCGAATGACACACCAGATGCAAAATGCCCGTTGGATCTCGGCCCCACGGGGTCGGGGTGCGCAACTGCATGCCGGTGGCATGGTGGCCACAGGCAGGGAGTTGCTGTTTTTGCATGCGGATTCGACCTTGACCGCCATCAACCAATTGGCACTGGCCGTGACAGCATTGGCGCAGATGCGCCAACATTGCGGACATGATCGGGTTGCAGGCCATTTTTCGCTTCATTTTCAGGATGCGGCACCCGCTCTGGCCCGCCCCTTGCGTTTCCATGCTGCCAAAAGTGCCCTGAACCGGAAAGGGTGTATCAATGGTGATCAGGGATTTTTATTGGGTCGGCGTTTTTATCAGGAATTGGGCGGCTTCAACCCGCAATTGGCTTTCATGGAAGATCAGGACCTGGCGGCCCGCATTCACCAGGCCGGCGTTTGGATCACCTTGCCCGGCATCCTGAACACATCGGCGCGGCGTTTTCAACGGGAAGGATATGGCCGCCGCACCCTGTTGAATGCCCTGATCATGACCTGTCATCACACCGGCTGGCAGGCATTTCTGCAACAGGCACCGGATCTCTATCGGCAGCAGGATCATACCCGCCCTCTGCAATTGGCTCCGTTTTTCCGGCTGCTGGTGCATCTCAACCGGATGGACGGCATCCAGGTCGCATGGCAACGCTGGCGTGCCATCGGTCGTTATGCCCGACAGGAGACCTGGCAGATTTTTTTCATGCTGGACCTGCTCCTCGCTTTGCCGGCTCCCATGGCCCAAAAAGCTGCCTGCCCCTGCCTTGCTTTTCATGATCGGTTCTGGAAACCTTGCACCCGTTTTCCTCTCTTCGATCTGTTGGCCATGGGTCTGGTCTGGCTTTGGTTGCAGTCGGCCCGCATCTGGTACACCCTTCGGGAAGAATATTTCCATGTCTCCTGA
- a CDS encoding DUF1640 domain-containing protein, whose product MTRKSNIARVPNALHAHPENIEIPPKQAPHGGAGGGDGGMEARVARLEANVEHIQSDLTDLKAEFRDFRKEVSAEFKEIKAEFKGIDAEFKGIDAEFTSLRKEMKEESNALRKEIKEESNALRAEMNTQFIEFRREINSRFTDSQAEFRDLRTEFRDVRRTMWLMFAFLISLSGTLVGMMAKGFGWW is encoded by the coding sequence ATGACTAGAAAAAGCAACATCGCCAGAGTGCCCAACGCCTTGCATGCACATCCAGAAAACATCGAGATTCCCCCCAAACAAGCTCCCCATGGCGGTGCTGGAGGAGGAGACGGCGGTATGGAAGCACGTGTAGCCAGACTTGAAGCCAATGTCGAACACATCCAGTCGGATTTGACGGACTTGAAGGCCGAATTCCGGGATTTTCGGAAGGAAGTCAGCGCCGAGTTCAAGGAAATCAAAGCGGAATTCAAGGGAATCGATGCAGAATTCAAGGGAATCGATGCAGAATTCACCTCCCTACGCAAGGAAATGAAGGAGGAATCCAACGCTCTCCGCAAGGAAATCAAGGAAGAATCCAACGCCCTCCGAGCGGAGATGAACACTCAATTTATTGAATTCAGAAGAGAAATAAACTCAAGATTCACGGATTCCCAGGCCGAGTTCCGTGACTTGCGAACCGAATTCCGCGATGTGCGCCGTACCATGTGGCTGATGTTTGCCTTTTTGATCAGCCTCTCTGGAACCCTGGTCGGCATGATGGCCAAGGGGTTCGGATGGTGGTGA
- a CDS encoding metallophosphoesterase — translation MSKPLRWLHISDIHMGCPGKELWWQTNQEFGDTLREMVARQGAPDLLLITGDIAWSGAKAEYDSFDRFLDQLLTWLTDNGKHSKPLVIPVPGNHDLDRRQVDHNPLLQLFGKSLGTEAWPLQLPILEQLVWQETGTSPLHVLFQNYLEWFDRRIAPCLGKGYHPSPFPGDFSLQLDLPGKFPLTLVGLNSAWMHYQKEGNFLGKLELLAGQLPNALANHASGNPLERIKENALMLMHHPVSWFSRATRQLHDEKIYPSGRFHACLCGHAHTGDAEFRRHFGDRGRCTIMAPSLFGLEGYQTAHESRSMGFMWGSLDQTGEVRLWPYLQTRRGGGNWAFAWDPRAKEHEKGVSVCDGDGRIEHADMTPWLQSLLDRTQHIKISGIGTGKGRGKEAKPVYPIEDLYTTLKSRDERGTMDRGHESLLLQQLLPHHARLLIEGAPGSGKTTFLKLVATMLARDLLGIPCPDGTSWRKRHLGLDNTQKPKI, via the coding sequence ATGTCCAAACCCCTGCGCTGGTTGCATATTTCCGATATTCACATGGGTTGTCCAGGAAAAGAGCTTTGGTGGCAGACCAACCAGGAGTTCGGCGACACTCTCCGGGAGATGGTGGCCAGGCAGGGAGCGCCGGATCTGCTTTTGATCACCGGGGATATTGCCTGGTCAGGGGCCAAGGCCGAGTATGACTCATTTGATCGCTTTCTTGACCAACTTTTGACATGGTTGACCGATAACGGCAAACATTCCAAACCTCTCGTCATTCCCGTGCCGGGCAATCATGATTTGGACAGGAGACAGGTCGATCACAATCCTTTGCTGCAACTTTTCGGAAAAAGTTTGGGCACGGAGGCATGGCCGTTGCAATTACCCATTCTGGAACAATTGGTGTGGCAAGAAACAGGCACCAGTCCATTGCATGTCCTTTTCCAGAATTATTTGGAGTGGTTCGACAGAAGGATTGCTCCCTGTCTGGGCAAGGGCTACCACCCCTCCCCTTTTCCAGGTGACTTTTCCCTGCAACTCGACCTGCCCGGCAAATTTCCGCTCACCCTGGTGGGTCTCAACTCGGCCTGGATGCATTACCAGAAAGAGGGAAACTTCCTTGGGAAACTGGAATTGCTTGCGGGACAGTTGCCAAACGCCCTGGCGAACCATGCGTCAGGCAATCCCCTGGAAAGGATCAAAGAAAACGCCCTGATGCTCATGCACCATCCGGTGTCATGGTTTTCGCGGGCCACCCGACAGCTCCATGATGAAAAAATTTATCCTTCGGGACGTTTTCACGCTTGCCTGTGTGGTCATGCGCATACCGGGGATGCCGAGTTCAGGCGACATTTTGGTGATCGAGGGCGTTGCACCATCATGGCACCCTCCCTGTTTGGGTTGGAGGGATACCAGACAGCCCATGAAAGCCGTTCCATGGGGTTCATGTGGGGCAGCCTGGACCAGACCGGGGAGGTACGTCTCTGGCCTTATCTCCAGACCAGACGGGGCGGCGGCAACTGGGCCTTTGCCTGGGATCCCCGCGCCAAAGAACATGAAAAAGGGGTCTCTGTTTGTGACGGAGATGGCCGGATTGAACACGCTGATATGACGCCCTGGCTGCAATCCCTCCTGGACCGCACCCAGCACATTAAAATCAGTGGCATTGGCACCGGCAAAGGGCGCGGCAAAGAGGCCAAACCCGTCTATCCCATCGAAGATTTATACACCACCCTGAAAAGCCGTGACGAACGCGGAACAATGGATCGGGGCCATGAATCCCTGCTCCTGCAACAACTCCTGCCTCACCACGCCCGTCTGCTTATCGAGGGGGCACCGGGTTCCGGCAAGACCACGTTTCTCAAGCTGGTGGCCACCATGCTGGCCCGGGATTTGTTGGGGATACCTTGTCCTGATGGTACCTCCTGGCGCAAGCGCCATCTGGGGTTGGACAACACACAAAAACCCAAAATT